A window from Xylanivirga thermophila encodes these proteins:
- a CDS encoding family 20 glycosylhydrolase, protein MKYVNKIWKGFHMRFSSHEDVPALKWVIEDALVPMGVNILILEVNTNFMFESHPEVAGGTLTAEDAHELTTLCKKNDIRLIPLFECLGHQGWGGTPNTLLEKYPEFDETPYILRDAKWPDFYCRSWCPLHPDINKIIFDLMDELIDAFEADAFHVGMDEVFAIGDDKCPRCKGKDKAWLYAKAVNDYYKHLVNEKGVEMFMWGDRLIDAKTLGYTQWEADIYGISSAIDMIPKDIIICDWHYEMGEHYRSVEYFMDKGFRVFPSCWKDTDAALAFFNHSFDVYKKHEHPERMLGMLVTGWNAWGGGMAAALLGDGDLGDDQGDIKGIARTLRVIMDEMKDY, encoded by the coding sequence ATGAAATATGTAAACAAGATATGGAAGGGTTTTCATATGCGATTTAGTTCCCATGAAGATGTACCTGCATTAAAATGGGTTATAGAGGATGCATTGGTACCAATGGGAGTTAATATATTAATATTAGAGGTAAATACCAATTTTATGTTTGAATCGCATCCTGAGGTGGCGGGAGGTACTCTAACTGCTGAGGATGCCCATGAATTAACTACTTTGTGCAAGAAGAATGATATAAGACTAATTCCACTATTTGAATGTTTAGGACATCAAGGATGGGGAGGGACACCAAACACCCTTCTGGAAAAGTATCCCGAATTCGACGAGACTCCATATATATTACGTGATGCTAAATGGCCAGATTTTTATTGTAGAAGCTGGTGTCCCCTCCATCCTGACATAAATAAAATAATCTTTGATCTTATGGATGAACTTATAGATGCCTTCGAGGCAGATGCATTCCATGTAGGTATGGATGAAGTATTTGCTATAGGAGATGATAAATGTCCCCGCTGTAAAGGCAAAGATAAGGCATGGCTATATGCTAAAGCGGTAAATGATTATTATAAACATTTGGTTAATGAAAAGGGCGTGGAGATGTTTATGTGGGGTGATCGACTAATAGATGCTAAAACACTGGGGTATACTCAATGGGAAGCGGATATATATGGTATATCTTCTGCTATAGATATGATACCTAAAGATATAATTATATGTGATTGGCACTATGAGATGGGAGAACATTACCGTTCTGTAGAGTATTTTATGGATAAGGGGTTTAGGGTATTCCCTTCCTGCTGGAAGGATACAGATGCAGCGCTTGCCTTTTTTAACCACTCTTTTGATGTTTATAAAAAGCATGAACATCCGGAGAGAATGTTGGGTATGTTGGTTACTGGCTGGAATGCCTGGGGAGGTGGCATGGCAGCTGCTCTCCTTGGCGATGGAGATTTGGGTGACGATCAAGGAGATATAAAAGGGATAGCCCGAACTTTAAGGGTTATTATGGATGAAATGAAGGACTATTAA
- a CDS encoding carbohydrate ABC transporter permease, with protein MKGRKLPKDVNFFKKQISQTILKILVYILLIEFMFVFIFPFLYMFTNSLKSPLHLADMSSKWLVRNPQWDNYREAMDKMFYWRGLKNNLIVVISAALGQILSCSFIAYGLARFKFPGRNLIFGLIIFSLIIPPQVLVIPLYIQYSNLGMLDTFWPIILPTFFGMGLKGGLFIFIFRQFFKSLPRELEEAARIDGCSTFRTYANIVLPLAKSSILVTAILSVVWHWNDSFQPSIYLMVPERSLLSMSLNLLMTNVKNVFQTAGGTIVSPLGMAGAILIILPLFIMYIFLQRKFTQGIERTGLAN; from the coding sequence TTGAAGGGAAGAAAATTGCCTAAGGATGTAAACTTTTTCAAAAAACAAATATCACAGACAATATTAAAAATTCTAGTATATATACTTCTTATAGAGTTTATGTTTGTATTTATATTTCCGTTTCTATATATGTTTACTAATTCGCTCAAAAGTCCCCTTCACCTGGCCGATATGAGTTCCAAATGGCTGGTGAGAAATCCACAGTGGGATAATTACAGGGAAGCTATGGATAAGATGTTTTATTGGCGGGGGCTCAAAAATAATTTGATAGTGGTAATAAGTGCTGCATTAGGACAGATACTATCCTGTTCATTTATAGCCTATGGCCTTGCAAGATTTAAATTTCCAGGGAGAAATTTAATATTTGGCCTTATAATATTTAGCCTTATAATTCCGCCTCAGGTGCTTGTTATACCGCTCTATATACAGTATTCCAACTTAGGTATGCTGGATACATTCTGGCCAATAATACTCCCTACCTTCTTTGGTATGGGACTTAAAGGTGGATTATTTATATTTATATTCCGCCAGTTTTTCAAATCCCTTCCCAGAGAGTTAGAGGAAGCTGCCAGAATAGACGGTTGCAGTACTTTTCGTACCTATGCTAATATTGTATTACCGCTAGCTAAATCCTCCATATTGGTTACTGCTATATTATCTGTGGTATGGCACTGGAATGACAGTTTTCAGCCATCCATATATTTAATGGTACCTGAACGTTCATTGTTATCAATGTCGTTAAACCTTCTTATGACAAATGTAAAGAATGTATTTCAAACTGCAGGAGGTACTATTGTAAGTCCCCTTGGAATGGCAGGGGCCATACTAATAATACTTCCACTGTTTATAATGTATATTTTCCTTCAGAGAAAATTTACTCAAGGTATAGAGCGTACAGGACTTGCTAACTAA
- the thrB gene encoding homoserine kinase, whose translation MIKVRVPATSANLGPGFDCLGMAINMYNEIHVDEIWGGLDITLSGRYIQGISTGEDNLVYQVMQRVFDSAGYTPKGLKIHMVNNIPLARGLGSSAACIVGGIVAANSILGGTLTLQQMIDMAVDMEGHPDNVLPAMVGGITVSLKAERDVLYNRFDMDEGMKLAVFIPDFEISTRQARKVLPSSVSMKDAIFNISRAVFLVSALRAGDMKNLHIATQDALHQPYRKKLIPHWDDIIEGCYHFGAKGVFLSGAGPTIIAVLDGEIDRFKDALYGLTSVFDEKWEIEILSPCNQGVQVINM comes from the coding sequence ATGATAAAGGTAAGGGTACCAGCTACGTCGGCTAATTTAGGGCCAGGTTTTGATTGCTTGGGCATGGCTATAAATATGTATAATGAAATTCATGTAGATGAGATATGGGGAGGTCTTGATATAACACTGTCGGGTAGATATATTCAAGGCATATCTACTGGGGAGGATAATCTGGTCTATCAGGTTATGCAAAGGGTGTTTGACAGCGCAGGTTATACTCCCAAGGGACTTAAGATACATATGGTGAACAATATTCCCCTGGCTCGCGGTCTAGGTAGCAGTGCTGCTTGCATAGTAGGAGGTATAGTGGCAGCAAATAGCATTTTAGGAGGTACTCTTACGCTGCAACAGATGATAGATATGGCTGTAGATATGGAGGGACATCCGGATAATGTGCTCCCTGCCATGGTAGGAGGTATAACGGTATCTTTAAAAGCGGAACGGGATGTACTATATAATAGATTTGATATGGATGAGGGTATGAAACTTGCTGTGTTTATCCCCGACTTTGAAATTTCTACAAGGCAGGCGAGGAAGGTGCTTCCATCATCTGTTTCCATGAAGGATGCTATTTTTAATATAAGCCGAGCTGTTTTTTTGGTATCGGCCTTGAGGGCGGGAGATATGAAAAATTTGCATATAGCTACTCAGGATGCATTGCACCAACCATATAGAAAAAAACTCATTCCGCATTGGGATGATATAATTGAAGGGTGTTATCATTTTGGTGCAAAGGGGGTATTCTTAAGCGGTGCAGGGCCAACTATAATAGCTGTTTTAGATGGAGAGATAGACAGATTTAAAGATGCACTATATGGTTTGACTTCAGTATTTGATGAAAAATGGGAGATAGAGATATTATCTCCTTGTAATCAAGGTGTTCAGGTTATAAATATGTAA
- a CDS encoding DUF5696 domain-containing protein — protein MNCKIKLLSILLVLLCLFEVLIPFAGLAYAAPIDERLTGFEKVGETDALALYYNAEKIAIAVLDKKSDFLWTSTVDENKIDTDELNDEIKTSLESLFLITYTDLTKDADNISKKSYLRLKTKVDKQPIDNGIKLTFKMEELNMNMDLEIFLDGDMLKIRIPSDGIVESVGVDDELKERMAEIKNSIKEIRKDFDRVKDTNIPEIKNLLSKAETNLGRAEEKAGQIKNVYGLNTHAQALYNYTTSFRSAIKGSRDSVGIIEKLEPLTKGNKKAKEALKLCNEIYDLGFKVMSNAAALKGVSVGGAVEVDLLPYFGAGYTDEEGYVFYPDGSGALTYFRKNPPPQDQFFSKEIYSEHVTDLDDHDLNRENGIRDIMMPVYGIKRNDHAFVGFMTEGEADSNIKFFPAGYHLDINRANFGFVYRRCYQPITKNWNGFSYKLMERERIMQDREAAFVFLRDDDASYSGMANRYRAYLLDQGKLKKSDKLKESMPFGLDLLMGIKEKRALKDKFIKMTTFEQAVDIVNELKDSGVKDMQINLLGWAKGGYKVYPSKYKLEGKLGSNRDFKKLVDTIKSNGYVLFLQDNLVDAYKGNGGFAIGNEVARGKSTKQISDRYNAKYIYSPAVALRRFLNKLLPTVGKFDIDGMAFEKMGAFIYNDYGAKNESTRQKTTEYWNQIMGASKGKLGSCASVGGNQYILNQVDRLISIPNDNTGYFVTDEAVPFYQMVIHGSIPYSSKPFNLFYDAEREKLKAIEYGCIPYYQLTYEDSEKLIYTSYNQLFTSKFEEWKDEAIEVYKEFNDGFKDTIDQYIVDHQKLSDDVYKTVYENGTVIYVNYSYKTQSIDGHEIEPVNYLVVRNGR, from the coding sequence TTGAATTGCAAAATAAAGCTGTTATCTATACTTTTAGTGCTATTATGTTTGTTTGAGGTTTTAATACCCTTTGCTGGTTTGGCATATGCAGCTCCGATAGATGAGAGACTGACAGGATTTGAAAAGGTGGGTGAAACTGATGCTCTTGCCTTGTATTATAATGCAGAAAAGATAGCCATAGCTGTATTGGATAAAAAAAGCGATTTTTTATGGACATCTACAGTAGATGAAAACAAAATAGATACAGATGAACTAAATGATGAGATTAAAACCAGTCTTGAGTCGCTTTTTCTTATAACATATACAGATCTTACAAAGGATGCGGACAATATCAGTAAAAAAAGTTATCTTAGACTCAAAACGAAGGTAGATAAACAGCCAATAGATAATGGTATAAAACTAACATTTAAAATGGAAGAATTGAATATGAATATGGATCTTGAAATATTTTTGGATGGGGATATGTTGAAGATACGTATTCCATCTGATGGTATAGTAGAATCTGTAGGAGTGGATGATGAGTTAAAAGAGCGTATGGCCGAAATAAAAAACAGCATAAAGGAAATAAGGAAAGATTTTGATAGAGTAAAAGATACTAATATACCTGAGATAAAAAATCTATTATCTAAAGCCGAAACTAATTTAGGTAGGGCAGAGGAGAAGGCAGGGCAGATAAAAAATGTCTATGGATTAAATACCCATGCCCAGGCATTGTATAATTACACTACGTCTTTTCGTTCTGCTATAAAGGGTTCAAGGGATAGTGTAGGTATTATAGAGAAGCTGGAACCATTGACGAAAGGAAATAAAAAGGCCAAAGAGGCATTAAAACTATGTAACGAGATATACGATTTAGGTTTTAAGGTAATGTCAAATGCTGCTGCCCTTAAAGGTGTAAGTGTAGGGGGAGCTGTAGAGGTGGACCTTCTTCCATACTTCGGAGCAGGATATACAGATGAAGAAGGCTATGTTTTCTACCCGGATGGCAGTGGTGCACTGACCTATTTTAGAAAGAACCCACCGCCTCAGGATCAGTTTTTTAGCAAGGAAATATATTCTGAGCATGTTACAGATTTGGATGATCATGATTTAAATAGGGAAAATGGTATAAGGGATATAATGATGCCTGTTTATGGCATAAAGCGTAATGACCATGCATTTGTAGGTTTTATGACTGAAGGAGAGGCCGATTCCAATATAAAATTCTTTCCGGCAGGTTATCATTTAGATATAAATCGAGCAAATTTTGGTTTTGTCTATAGAAGATGTTATCAACCTATAACTAAGAACTGGAATGGTTTTAGCTATAAGCTCATGGAACGGGAACGTATAATGCAGGATAGAGAAGCTGCTTTTGTATTTCTAAGGGATGATGATGCTAGTTATAGCGGAATGGCAAATAGATACAGGGCTTATCTATTGGATCAGGGTAAATTAAAGAAGAGCGATAAATTAAAGGAATCCATGCCCTTTGGCTTAGATCTTCTAATGGGTATTAAGGAAAAGAGGGCCCTTAAGGATAAATTCATCAAGATGACTACCTTTGAACAGGCTGTAGATATAGTAAATGAGCTTAAAGATTCAGGAGTTAAGGATATGCAAATCAATCTTCTCGGTTGGGCAAAGGGAGGGTATAAGGTATATCCTTCTAAGTACAAACTGGAAGGTAAACTGGGCAGTAACAGGGATTTCAAAAAGCTGGTCGATACGATAAAATCCAATGGATATGTACTATTTTTACAGGATAATCTAGTAGATGCATATAAGGGAAATGGGGGATTTGCCATAGGAAACGAAGTGGCAAGGGGTAAGAGTACAAAGCAGATCAGTGATAGATATAATGCTAAGTATATCTATTCTCCTGCTGTAGCATTGAGGAGATTTTTGAATAAACTCTTGCCAACTGTTGGAAAATTTGATATAGACGGTATGGCTTTTGAAAAAATGGGCGCATTTATCTACAATGATTATGGTGCTAAAAATGAGTCTACACGTCAAAAGACCACAGAGTATTGGAATCAGATTATGGGGGCATCAAAGGGAAAGTTAGGTTCTTGTGCTTCTGTGGGGGGCAATCAATATATCCTAAATCAAGTGGATAGGCTTATAAGTATTCCAAATGATAATACAGGGTATTTTGTAACGGATGAAGCGGTGCCTTTTTATCAAATGGTAATACATGGATCTATACCTTATTCATCAAAACCATTTAATCTGTTTTATGATGCAGAGCGGGAAAAGCTTAAGGCCATAGAATATGGTTGTATTCCATATTATCAGCTTACATATGAAGATTCGGAAAAGCTTATATATACCTCATATAATCAATTGTTTACGTCTAAATTTGAAGAATGGAAGGATGAAGCTATAGAGGTATATAAAGAGTTTAATGATGGTTTTAAAGATACCATAGACCAATATATAGTAGATCATCAAAAGCTGAGTGATGATGTATACAAGACTGTATATGAAAATGGAACAGTCATATATGTAAACTATTCATACAAGACACAGAGTATAGATGGACATGAAATAGAACCTGTAAATTATCTCGTTGTGAGAAATGGAAGGTGA
- a CDS encoding carbohydrate ABC transporter permease has protein sequence MLKKRHLTAEQKYNLEGYKFVLPWIIGFILFFAYPFFTSLILSFGKVTDVASFKIKFVGWQNYVKAFVVDVDFVPKFLETVRNTLIDTPVILIYSLFIAILLNKDLKGKGFFRAVFFLPVLLGTGLVMKQLLGTQLDKELLQAVTGKGETEGIQTMAGAISVPKLFTTYLSPDASKIIQNIFNRLSFILWMSGIQILIFMGGLQGVPNELYESAYCDGASNWEMFWKITLPMITPSILLNVVYTLIDSFTNVDNKLMEYTLKIAFKNMDFGFGAAMGWIFFLFIGLVIGLVFLILGRFVVYLGDR, from the coding sequence ATGTTGAAGAAGAGGCATTTGACAGCAGAACAAAAGTACAATCTTGAAGGATATAAGTTTGTTTTGCCATGGATTATAGGATTTATACTATTTTTTGCCTATCCTTTTTTTACCTCTCTGATATTGAGCTTTGGTAAAGTAACTGACGTAGCAAGCTTTAAGATAAAATTTGTTGGTTGGCAAAACTATGTAAAGGCATTTGTTGTGGATGTGGATTTTGTACCTAAGTTTCTGGAAACTGTAAGAAATACCCTTATAGATACACCTGTTATACTTATATATTCCTTGTTTATAGCTATTTTGCTTAACAAGGATCTAAAGGGGAAGGGATTTTTTAGAGCGGTATTTTTCCTCCCCGTACTTTTAGGTACAGGCTTGGTAATGAAGCAACTTTTGGGAACACAGCTGGATAAAGAGCTCCTCCAAGCTGTAACCGGTAAGGGTGAAACAGAAGGGATCCAAACTATGGCCGGTGCCATCTCTGTCCCGAAGTTATTTACCACATATTTGAGCCCTGACGCTTCAAAGATAATCCAGAACATATTCAATAGGTTATCCTTTATATTATGGATGTCTGGAATTCAGATACTTATATTTATGGGCGGCTTGCAGGGTGTACCGAATGAATTATACGAGTCTGCATATTGTGATGGGGCTAGTAACTGGGAGATGTTTTGGAAGATTACATTGCCAATGATAACTCCATCAATATTGCTTAATGTGGTATATACGCTCATAGATTCATTTACCAATGTTGACAATAAGCTTATGGAATATACATTAAAAATAGCTTTTAAGAACATGGACTTTGGATTTGGCGCAGCAATGGGCTGGATATTCTTTTTATTTATAGGTTTAGTTATAGGATTGGTGTTCTTGATCTTAGGTAGGTTTGTTGTATATCTAGGTGATAGGTAA
- a CDS encoding aspartate kinase, which translates to MALIVQKFGGSSVADTEKIMNVARRIIDRYDKGDQVVVVVSAQGDTTDRLTEKAFKIHPNPPKREMDMLLSTGEQISIALLAMAIQRLEHKSVSLTGGQVGIKTTNQYSSARIENICCDRLKSELDAGNIVIVAGFQGMDDYSNITTLGRGGSDTTAVALAAALEADVCEIYTDVDGVYTADPRIVPDARKLDTISHDEMLEMASLGARVLHNRAVELAKKYNVNLVVRSSLNNNSGTMVKEVSNMEKMVVKGVAHDYDTAQINVMGVKDEPGMAYRLFRLLADANINVDIIVQGEVKDKKRDISFTVAQHNLEETVAIIESNKEELGIKEFTYSSDVAKVSVIGAGMAENAGIAALMFETLAQEGINIIMITTSEIKISCLIKPNEVEKAVRAIHDKFCLGQE; encoded by the coding sequence TTGGCTCTTATTGTTCAAAAATTTGGTGGTTCATCTGTAGCAGATACTGAAAAGATAATGAATGTTGCTCGAAGAATAATAGATAGATATGATAAAGGTGATCAAGTGGTAGTGGTAGTATCTGCCCAGGGAGATACCACTGATAGATTAACGGAAAAGGCATTTAAGATACACCCAAATCCACCTAAGCGGGAGATGGACATGCTATTATCTACCGGAGAGCAGATATCCATTGCCCTTCTTGCCATGGCTATTCAACGTTTGGAGCACAAGTCAGTTTCACTAACAGGTGGACAGGTAGGCATAAAGACTACAAATCAATACTCGAGTGCCCGTATAGAAAATATATGTTGCGATAGGTTGAAAAGCGAGTTGGATGCAGGAAATATTGTAATTGTAGCCGGTTTTCAAGGGATGGACGACTATAGTAATATTACCACACTGGGAAGGGGAGGCTCTGATACTACTGCGGTTGCTTTAGCAGCTGCATTGGAAGCTGATGTATGCGAGATATATACCGATGTAGATGGGGTATATACAGCAGATCCTAGGATTGTCCCTGATGCTCGAAAATTAGATACTATTTCCCATGATGAGATGCTGGAGATGGCTAGCTTGGGAGCTAGGGTATTACATAATCGTGCGGTAGAGCTTGCAAAGAAGTATAATGTAAATCTGGTGGTACGCTCTAGTTTAAATAATAACAGTGGTACTATGGTTAAGGAGGTATCCAATATGGAAAAGATGGTAGTAAAAGGGGTAGCCCATGATTATGATACAGCCCAGATAAATGTTATGGGCGTAAAAGATGAGCCTGGAATGGCATATAGACTTTTTAGACTATTAGCAGATGCAAATATAAATGTAGATATAATAGTACAGGGAGAGGTAAAGGACAAAAAACGGGATATTTCATTTACAGTGGCTCAGCATAATTTAGAGGAAACTGTGGCTATTATAGAATCTAATAAGGAAGAGTTGGGGATAAAGGAGTTTACCTATTCATCCGATGTGGCTAAGGTATCGGTAATAGGTGCAGGAATGGCAGAGAATGCAGGCATAGCAGCGCTTATGTTTGAAACCCTGGCACAGGAAGGTATAAACATCATAATGATAACTACTTCTGAGATAAAAATATCCTGTCTGATAAAGCCGAATGAGGTAGAGAAGGCAGTAAGGGCTATACATGATAAATTCTGTTTAGGGCAAGAATAA
- a CDS encoding YIP1 family protein has translation MDGLKTALMIMFHPIRGFTVIKEKREDFNYTPTLILFILILMARFIDIYYTHYPLSKLNPRETNLWTEFARMLIPLFTWTIGCYAMTTINEGKTMLKEQLASTAYAMLPYIVLTPIIALLSHFMSAKNSGLFYRLQFIKWAWVIILFFISTATMNEYKFWKTVGVCMLGILSVVIIWLLIGLFYSLGDQIVVFAKELVSEIKLLNSR, from the coding sequence ATGGATGGATTAAAAACTGCCCTTATGATAATGTTTCACCCTATTAGAGGATTTACAGTTATAAAGGAAAAGCGGGAGGATTTTAACTATACTCCTACTTTAATACTTTTTATATTGATATTGATGGCTAGATTTATAGATATATACTATACCCACTATCCATTATCCAAACTTAATCCTAGGGAGACCAATCTATGGACGGAGTTTGCTAGAATGCTTATTCCATTGTTTACATGGACAATAGGATGTTATGCAATGACCACCATAAACGAAGGTAAGACTATGCTCAAAGAGCAGCTAGCCAGTACTGCATATGCCATGTTGCCATATATAGTGCTTACACCGATAATAGCATTATTATCCCATTTTATGAGTGCAAAAAATTCTGGGCTATTTTACAGATTGCAGTTTATAAAATGGGCATGGGTAATCATATTATTTTTCATATCCACTGCTACCATGAATGAGTACAAATTTTGGAAGACGGTGGGGGTATGCATGTTAGGCATATTGAGTGTGGTAATTATATGGCTTTTAATCGGGCTTTTCTATTCATTAGGTGATCAAATTGTGGTATTTGCAAAGGAATTAGTAAGTGAAATAAAACTATTAAATTCAAGGTAG